The genomic interval GGTGCTGCAGTGCAAAGAGCGCAAAATAGGTAAGGCGGGCTACATCTTCATTGGGGGCATAAACACCGAAAACACCGCAGCTTTCTCGCAACTTATCCAGCCTCTTATCTCCGGTCCCGATTGACCCTACCATATTAATTATATCTCTCATTGACGGCTGGGTCAACTCAGCGCGCTCTTGCAGGTGTCTGGCAATAGTTTCTAAGCCAGCCGATAACCTGCTTCATAGCTCTTTCGTCCTGCCTGAGCCTGTGCCCGGCACCATCGATGATGACGAGCTGTTTTAGTTCCCCAGCCTTTTCATACAGCCGGCGGGCATGGCTGACATCGACCGTTTCATCCTTATTTCCGTGAACGAGCAGCAGGGGGCGGGGTGCAATCCCAGCAATGTAGTCGATGGGGCGAACCTCATTGAAGCCATTGAGCCATTTCTCCGCCGATTCCGGGAAGTCCTCATCCCGAATAATGCCGATACCGCGGAAATAGTCCACCACTTTTTGCGGCGCATCGACCCCGCTCAGGAAGGTGAATTCCGCCGGGCAGGCACAGGCAGCCACGCAGGATACCCGTTTATCATTAGCCGCGACGTAAATGGCAATGGCCGCCCCGCCACTGAACCCGAGCAGCGATAAATGCGCCCGGTCCAGTTCCGGTAATTCCCAT from Chloroflexota bacterium carries:
- a CDS encoding lysophospholipase, with protein sequence IPASTPEEKKDGGYSELAERMCREGFAVFIFNFRGTGESGGNFDLAGWARDLKAAIDYLWELPELDRAHLSLLGFSGGAAIAIYVAANDKRVSCVAACACPAEFTFLSGVDAPQKVVDYFRGIGIIRDEDFPESAEKWLNGFNEVRPIDYIAGIAPRPLLLVHGNKDETVDVSHARRLYEKAGELKQLVIIDGAGHRLRQDERAMKQVIGWLRNYCQTPARAR